One Ornithodoros turicata isolate Travis unplaced genomic scaffold, ASM3712646v1 Chromosome16, whole genome shotgun sequence genomic window, AGTTCAATGAGACCGGGGCACGCCAGTACTCACGTTCCTCAAGCAGCGATTTTCCCAGCAGCCGCATAATCCCCCCGCCCCCCTCGAACTTTGAGGAACAATTAACCCCCAGATTTCTCTGGTCCCATACGCCCCACGGGGGTGCCATCATCAGACCTGATCTGCTGACGCGCTTATGACTGGCTCGCGGAGATAGACTGCTGTCAATTATCACAGGTAGATGAGGCGAAGACCACACAACAATCAACAATTTTATTAAGTAGTCTGCTCCTTTGACAAGTGGGAAGTGCGATTAGGGTTTTCTGGCATGCTCATATAGCGAATTTAGTAGCTCTTTAGTAGGCCATTTAATCTAGTAGTTACTGAAGTAGGAGTGTTAGTCGAAGCTTCTGAGCACTTTTTCCTATAACGATATCTAAAACATCTACGAATATAGACATTCAACATGGTAGCAGTGTTTGCTCTATCAATGGAGTGCTGGAACAGCGATTGCGTCAAACTGAATTTTTTACAATTGAACCCTAATTTTGACTAAGTCAGTATCGATGCAAGCAGGTAGGTAGGCAGGTAGGTCTGAGAAATAGGCTCCTTAAGAAGCGCCGACATACTCTCATTTTCCTTCTCCCAATGTGTTTCTAAACATGATATTTAGTCATCGGAGGAACACCATATCTGCGGCGATGACTGGTACAAAGGGCAACAAAACAATTAGTTTTCTTGGGAAGGGGACTGACCCCGCCAGCCAAATAATTATAGCTACAAATCAATAAACAAGGTTCCTTGGAGAAACGCTTTCGTAAGGAGTGAACGCTGTGTTGCGGCCCCCGTATTTTTtctcactttgcatttcacttttttccctttgctgtgtgtgtgtggatacGTGTGGATCCATCTGGTATTGCGTGTATCCGTCGTATCCAAGAATTTCATTATTCGTGCACCtctactattattattatcataaaAAATTGTATCTTACATGTTACGGCATATGGAAACATGGTggaaaaaagaaggaagctGAAATTTAAGGGGTGACGAAAAGGACAAGACGAACGCTGGACTTGGATAGTTGTACTGCTGCGTGGGCCGATGCTTCAGGTAAGTTTAGTTTTCCATAAAAAACATATTGCAAAAGCTGCACAAAATTATGGCCTCAGTGAAGGAAAGCTACTAGGAGGAATTAGAAAAGCTTGAaatcttcctttttcttttctcctttagCGGCCGAAAATGCTGAAGGTCCACGCAATAAGCACATGAAAGCTGAGACGGAAAGCTCTGGATCCCTGCTCTATCTGTTCGCAAGGCCAAAATCAACTTGCATTTGAAAATgattatttctttttctattttgctcCTTTTCCTCATTCGAAGGCACCAAAAAACACTGGATGCACTCTCACTGTACACTAAGCTGTGCATTTTATTGCAATATTTGGCTTCAGAAACAATATTTACACTTTAAATGTAGCAATGTTCTGAATGGtatgcaaaaataaaaaaaatgatgcTAGTAATCACAGAGTTTGCAGCGCACATGCACACAAATGGACATAAGAGTTAACATTTTACAATACCCTTACAGGAAGGAGTATCTGGTGGGAATACGGGAAGAAAGGGTGATTGTTAAGAATGTAAACATACACGGCAAAAGctatagattgagaagttacccgccaaaaagaactcgttacaagttaaattactttggcaaagttaccaaaaaaaaaaaaaaggaatgggtTCCTCTGAAAGctaccacggcacaaaagtacagagttaagttacaagttaccaaaacatgaacttagttacagtaacgagttacctcgaactctggcaAAAGCAACAGAATAAGACGAAACAGTGCACACGTTTTGAACACAAGTTCTTAGGATGGCATTTACAAATTAACCTCGTACTTATTGGGAGGGACACACAGGAAGTTTGAAACAAGGACACACTTCTGCATCTTACATGGCAGTTTGATTAATTCTGTTGCACTACACCGTCGAACAGGTACAAGGGGTGACAGCACATATCCTGTTTCAGTGTGCATAAATGGGTCGCCCTCAATGTCAAACTTCTGTACCACAGTAAATGCACTGTTACCTGCCTTGCAGAAACACTGAATGATCCCATATCGGACACTTGATTCAAAGGCGTATTGCACTACACTGTTATTCCGCCGTACTTGACGCGTGTACAACTGAGATGAAAATGTTTGGCAACCAATGGTCACCTTCTTGAAGGTCTGAATACGTTGAATGCCACTGCTGCCAAGACACCTAAATACAGCAGCCGCGATGCTTTCACTAGCACAAGTCGATTTACCGTGGAACTTTACTTCCCCTGCTAATGCAACTGGCTTTGAAAAATGGACATTGTGCAATTTGCAGAGGAGAAATTCTGTCAACGAAGACTTTTTTACATACTTCTCAATTACTGCCAAAGAATTTCCAATCGACACTAACATACCAAGCTGTTTGTCTATTGCTTGTGTACCTTTTGCAATGCGCAACAACGCTCCATTCCTGTCCTCAAAAAGAAATGCTGACGTGGCCCACAGTGGGCCCCACCTCCTTACGGATTGTACAAGGTGTGTCAATTGGTGAACATTGAACGTGAGGTACTGTTTGCTGTACAAGTCACTTGTGGCTGATACAAAACAAGAAAGAAGGACCTCAGCGAGGTCAAGTTCCTGTTGTGCCACTGCTTCAGATAGTAACATATGCATGCTGCCAACAAGGAGCAAGAAATGCTGGTGGTATAGTTCAGGGAGTATGCCTGAAAGTACAGGGATGCTATAGTACAACAGCCATGATCTCAGTTCGCTTGCTTTCCAGTAGAGCCTATGTTTAAGGGACCGAGGCGTCCTTGTTACATCTGGTGGCCGGATACTCATAAGCCTTGATTCGATCTCTGTGGCACTTGAACCTAGGTACCAATCCCTTCGATGGTGCTTTGTATCAAGCCACAGAGCTAGGAACATTCTCGCAACACCAAGCAGGACGCAGTGCATATAGTCCACTGTGAAACCTCTACCAATGTCGAACTTTCGAAGAAGACTCAACACTGTAGGCCCTTTCACACCTTTCACTGGAGTTCCTCTTGTGCATGCTTGAGTGGCTTGCGTTAGCATACGGAGACCGTCCCTCAGCCTGTATTCGCCATCTGCTGGGTAAATGTGCACATGGGCTCTCGTATCCGGCAGCTTGTATGTCTCCCCAGGGTGTTCACAGAACGAGCAGCCATGCCTGCCATTAAATTGTCTAACGTTCTGCATCATTGCTCGTGCAACTGCGTCGACTGCGGAAACAGGTGCTGTGATTAATGAAGTGATCTTGACTCCTGTAACTGGATGTATCCACTCCAGCCCTTCCCGAGACAGCCTCAACATCTCTTCACAAAAGGGACGCAGAAATGTGTTCATACTTGGCTTCGTGCCAAACCACAGCATTGTCAGAATCTGGAACTTTTTCTGCAGTCGAACAGGTAACTCAGGAATTATGCAGTGCACAGGCCAAAGGGATGCCGGGGAACTTTTGAAGACACTAATGCCATCAGTGTTCCAGAACAATGAAAAGTTGTATCGGCCATTTCCATCTGCCTTGCTACCTTGATACAGCTCTCCATCAACCATTCCACTGACCATGTCTGGAGGGTGCTCCACTTCAGAGCTTTGTCCAATGTATTGGTAGAGACCATCATGCTCTAACATTGACTTCAGTGTGTCCGCAACGCACATCTGTAGGAAAGTTCCAGGGTTAGATTGCTGGTCGCCGCAACATGGACAGGGCCCTGTACTGACACAAGACGATAGGTGAAAACAGTTCTTGCAATAGTAGTGCACCTTTAC contains:
- the LOC135372623 gene encoding uncharacterized protein LOC135372623; amino-acid sequence: MDDDCNSSSGTDEESTSESSSDTGQDSAASHDHISSEPLYSNSSVTDIEACYLLFTLFMKYSLTRECLGSILLILSHILPSPNALPSTPYKFFKFLAQFKQGSGVKVHYYCKNCFHLSSCVSTGPCPCCGDQQSNPGTFLQMCVADTLKSMLEHDGLYQYIGQSSEVEHPPDMVSGMVDGELYQGSKADGNGRYNFSLFWNTDGISVFKSSPASLWPVHCIIPELPVRLQKKFQILTMLWFGTKPSMNTFLRPFCEEMLRLSREGLEWIHPVTGVKITSLITAPVSAVDAVARAMMQNVRQFNGRHGCSFCEHPGETYKLPDTRAHVHIYPADGEYRLRDGLRMLTQATQACTRGTPVKGVKGPTVLSLLRKFDIGRGFTVDYMHCVLLGVARMFLALWLDTKHHRRDWYLGSSATEIESRLMSIRPPDVTRTPRSLKHRLYWKASELRSWLLYYSIPVLSGILPELYHQHFLLLVGSMHMLLSEAVAQQELDLAEVLLSCFVSATSDLYSKQYLTFNVHQLTHLVQSVRRWGPLWATSAFLFEDRNGALLRIAKGTQAIDKQLGMLVSIGNSLAVIEKYVKKSSLTEFLLCKLHNVHFSKPVALAGEVKFHGKSTCASESIAAAVFRCLGSSGIQRIQTFKKVTIGCQTFSSQLYTRQVRRNNSVVQYAFESSVRYGIIQCFCKAGNSAFTVVQKFDIEGDPFMHTETGYVLSPLVPVRRCSATELIKLPCKMQKCVLVSNFLCVPPNKYEVNL